In Tsukamurella tyrosinosolvens, the genomic window CGACCGCCACCGCACGATGCGCCGGTACCGCTGCTCCGACCACGGACGCGGGTACTTCTCGATGTCGCGGGGGTAGATCGTGATCGCCGCGGGCACATCGACGCGGAGCGACGGGTCGAGGGAGGCATGGCTCTCGGCGTAGATGCGCGCGGCGGAGGCGCCCGACCGGGTGAGCCAGTACAGCGTGACGTCGTCCAGGATCCGGTCGCGGGAGATGGTCTCGAACGGGCCGGCCTCGGTGTCCGACCATTCGGCGAACTTGTCGAGGATCCACGCGAGGAGACCCACCGGGGAGTCGACGAGCGCGTATCCGATGGTCTGCGGCCGGGTCGCCTGCTGCTTGGCGTAGCCCGCGCGGTTCGCCCAGAAGTCCGCTGTCTCCGCGGCCCACGCGCGTTCGACCTGGCTCAGCCCCTCCGTCGTCAGGCCGGGCGGCCCTTCCGCGAAGGTCGTGTGGATGCCGAGGACGCGGCCCGGAAAGCGACCCGCGAGCACCGTCGTGATGTTCCCGCCCCAGTCGCCTCCGTGCGCCAGGAACCGCGAGTAGCCGAGTCGGCCCATCAGCTCGACCCATGCGGCGGCGATCCTCTCCGTCCCCCACCCGGTGCTGGACGGTTTGTCGCTGAAACCGAATCCGGGGAGCGACGGGGCCACCACGTGGAAGGCCGGTGCCCTGTCGTCGGCCGGGTCCGCCAGCTCGTCCACGACGTCGACGAACTCCGCGACGCTCCCCGGCCAGCCGTGGGTCATGATCAGGGGCGTCGCGTCCGCGCGGGGCGAACGCCGGTGGAGGAAGTGGATCCCGAGACCGTCGACGACCGTGCGGAACTGGCCGATCCGGCGCAGGCGGTCCTCGAACGAACGCCAGTCGTACCGGGTGCGCCAGTAGTGCACGACGTCGACGAGGTCGGCGAGTGGAACGCCCTGGTCCCATCGTCTGCGTCCCGCGGCGCCGCAGTCGACGGTCTCCCGCTCGGGTAGTCGAGCCGCTCCCAGCCGGGAACGGAGTTCCGTGAGCTCGGCGTCGCTGACGCGGGCGTCGAACGATGTGATGCCCTCGGAGCGGGACATGGCCGACCTCCTGCACGGTTGCCCGGAACCCGGCTTCGTTCTGAACCAGCTATGACGGTTCTAGCATCGCAAGCACCGAGCCGCAACCGGCTATGGTGGTTCCATGGCACGGCTCCCCGACTTCCGCCTCGGCAGTGTGCTCGCGACGAGCTTCACCGCGACGCTCACGGAGCGCGCCGGCGAGCCGGTCGAACGGATCCCCACGCCACAGCGCCTCGCCGACTGGTTCGGGGTCGTCGGACTGACCACCGGCCCCTGCACCGACGAGGACCTCTCCCGCGCGGTGGAGCTGCGCGAGGCCATCCACCGGGCGGCGACCGCCGCCGCCGACGACGAGCCCGTCCCGCAGCACGCGGTCCGCGTCATCAACGCGCACAGCGCGAGGGGGCGCGCCGCTGCGGCACTGACCCCGCACCGCGAGCGTCGGTGGCGATTGTCGCGGGAGACGGCGGTGGACGACGCCCTCGGCGTGATAGCCCAGGACGCGATCGCCGTCCTGAGCGGCGAACGTGCAGGACGGTGGGCGCTGTGCGCCTCCCCCACCTGCCGTGCGGCCTTCTTCGATACCAGCCGCAGCCGCACCCGCCGCTGGTGCGAGATGAACACCTGCGGCAACCGGGAGAAGAAGGCGCGCTTCACCGCCGCCCACGGCGCATCCGCGCAACAATGATCGACACCATTGTTTCCGCGAACGATCGAGGAGACCCGATGACCGGCCCCAGGGTGTTGATCGCCGGCGCGAGCATCGCCGGACCCGCGCTCGCGCACTGGCTCGCGCAGTACGGCGCCGAGGTCACCGTCGTCGAGCGGGCACCCGGCCTGCGACCGGGCGGGCAGGCGGTGGACGCCCGCGGGGTCGCGCGGGAGGTGATCCGCCGCATGGGGCTCGACGAGGCCGTCCGCGCGGCGCGCACCGAGACCGCGGGCGCGCGGTTCGTGGACGAGGACGGCACCGTCGTCCAGACCTTCAGCGCGGAGGACGACGGCGGCGACGGCTTCATCGCAGACATCGAGATCCTGCGCGGCGACCTCTCCGGGGTGCTCCACGCGGCCACCCGCGACCGGGTGGAGTACCGGTTCGGCGACCGGGTCACGGGGCTCACGCAGGACGAGGCCGGGGTCGACGTCACCTTCGTGAGCGGCGCGGACCGCCGGTTCGAGCTGGTGATCGAGGCGGACGGCCTGCACTCCTCCGTCAGGGCGCTCGCCTTCGGCCCGCACGAACGCTACCTGCGGCATCTCGGGCACGCGATGGCCTTCTACACCGTCCCCAACGAGTTCGGCCTCGACCGCTGGCTGCTCGACTGCGTGGTGCCGGGCCGCTCGGCGGGCCTGCGCCCGATCCGCGACGCCGCGCTCGGGATGGCACTGTTCTCCTTCGCCGCCACCGAGGCCGAACTCGCGGACCGGGACCCCGGCACCCAGAGGGAACTGCTCCGCACCAAGATGGCGGGCCTCGGGTGGCTCACCCCGCGGATCCTCGCGCACGCCGACGCCGCCGACGACTTCTACCTCGACGCCGTCGCGCAGGTGGTCATGGACGGTTGGTACGCGGGCCGCGTCGCCCTCCTCGGCGACGCGGCGTTCTGCTCGTCTCCGATGTCGGGGCAGGGCACGAGCCTCGCTCTGGTCGGTGCCTATGTGCTCGCCGGGGAGCTCGCCGACGCGGACTGGCGACCGGCACCGGCGTTCGCCGCGTACGAGCGCCTGCTGCGCCCGATGGTCGAAGCGAACCAGCAGGTCGGTCAGTGGAACGCGGCGAGCCGCACCGTCCCCGCCCCCGGCGAGGCGCCCGCGACGTCACCGGAGGACTGGGACATGGCCGTCATCGAGCGCGCGATCAACGGCATCGATCTTCCCGACTACCCGGAGGTACCACGATGACCTCGGACTGGAACGACGTCGAGCCCCCGGCCAAGGAGGCCAGCGCCCGCGAGCGCCTCCGTTCCGGCGCCGTCGAGACGCCCCCGCCGGACAACCGTCGCACCCGACGCGCCGCGACCATGATGTTCGTTCTCGTCTTCGTGGGCCTCCCGCTCGTCGGAATCGCGTTCATCGATCGGGACGACGGCACGGGCCGGCTGTTCGGAATCCTGCTCCTGATCTACCTCGCGATCATGGGATTCCTGATGGTGAAGGCGATCATTCGCCGATGACGCCCGTTCGACCACGGGCGAGCGGGGCGGGTCACAGCGCGGAGTCCGCGGATCGTGGACAATGGACGGTCTGATTCATCGCTGCCGTCCACGAGGAGCCCCGTGACCACCGACGCCGTCGATCCCCTGCTCGCCGAGGAGCAGGCCCACCTCGATCGCGTGTACGCCCGGATCGACGCCATGCGCAGCACCGCGAACCGGCGCCGGGCCGACAACCTGCAAGAGGTCGGCGAGAACCCGCAGGAGATCTCCGAGCGGGACTCCTATCACCAGCTCTACACCGACGACATCGCGAAGTACGACGCCGCCGAGCAGAACCTCTACTTCGGCCGCCTCGACATGACCGACGCCGACGAGGGATCGACCGACGCGGTGCGTCGCATCGGCCGGATCGGCGTCCTCGACGACGACGAGGACCTCAGCACGCTCCTGCTGGACTGGCGCGCGCCGCTCGCCCGCCCGTTCTACCTGGCCACTCCCGCGCAGCCGGAGGGCGTCGCGGTGCGCCGCCACGTCCGCACCCGCGGCCGGGACCTCACGGGGGTGGTCGCCGAGCGCCTCACCCTCACCGGCGAGGGATTCGACGGTGCCGACGCCGGGCAGGGCCTGGGCTCCAACGTCGCCGGGGAGTCCGCGCTGGTGGATGCCCTGAACCGGGCGCGCACCGGGCACATGGCCGACATCGTGGAGACGATCCAGCGCGAGCAGGACACGATCATCCGGTCCGAGCACCGCGGCGTGCTCGTGGTGCAGGGCGGGCCGGGCACCGGCAAGACGGCCGTCGCGCTGCACCGCGCCGCCTACCTCCTGTACACGTACCGGCAGAACCTCTCCCGCACGGGCGTGCTCATCGTCGGCCCCAACGAGACCTTCCTCAACTACATCAGCCAGGTGCTCCCCAGTCTCGGCGAGACGGGCGTCCTCCTGAGCACCATCGGCGACCTGTTCCCCGGCGTCGTCGCGACACTGGAGGACACCGCGGCGTCAGCTCGGCTCAAGGGCTCGACCGCCATGGTAGAGGTCATGAAGCAGGCGGTCCGCGGCTGGCAGACGGTGCCCGACGAGCCGATCGTGCTGAAGTTCGACGGCTACCCGCTGACGCTCGATAAGAAGCTCGCCACCCGGGCCCGCGGCCGTGCCCGGTCGTCGCGGCGGCCGCACAACACGGCCCGCGCGATCTTCCGGCAATCCGCGCTCGACGCTCTCGCCGCCCAGCACGCGGCGACGATCGGGTCGTCGGTCGTGGACAACACGATGCTGCTCTCGCGCACCGACATCTCCGACATCCGCGACGAGCTGGCGCAGGACCGCGAGGTGCTCGGCGCGCTCGATCAGTTGTGGCCGGCGCTGACGCCGCAGCGGGTGCTCACGGAGCTGCTGCGCGACGAGGACCGGCTCGCCGAGGCCGCACCCGACCTCACGGACGCCGAACGTGCCGAACTCCGCCGGGCAGCGACGACGGGCTCGGACGGCAAGCCCGCCTTCTCCCCCGCCGACGCCCCGCTGCTCGATGAGATCGCCGAGTTCCTGGGCGACGACGACGCGGACGCCGACGAGGCGGAGCGCCAGTGGCGGCAGCGACTCGAGGAGGCGCAGGAGGCCCTCGACATCCTGACCGGTTCGGCGCCACAGGATCTGGACGACGAGTTCGACGCCGAGATCCTCATGGCCTACGACCTCATCGACGCCGAGCAACTCGCGCAGCGGCAGACGGTGCGCGAGTTCAACTCCACCGCCGACCGCGCGCGCGACGACCGGACGTGGACCTTCGGTCATGTCATCGTCGATGAGGCGCAGGAACTTTCGGCGATGGCCTGGCGAATGCTGATGCGCCGCAGCCCGAACCGGTGGATGACCCTGGTCGGCGACACCGCGCAGACCGGCGACGCGGCGGGAATGACGAGCTGGGGCGAAGCCCTCGACCCGTACGTGCCCGGCCGGTTCACGGTGTCCGAGCTGACGGTGAACTACCGCACGCCCAAGGAGATCATGGATCTCGCGGCGGACGTGCTGGCGGAGATCGACCCCGCCCTCTCGCCGCCGGCGTCCGTACGCGCGGGCGCGGAGCCGCCGCGCCTGGTCCGGATCGACGGTGCGCGGCCGCTGGCCGAGGCGGTGCGCGAGCTCCTACCGCGCGACGACGAACGGCTGACGGCGGTGCTGGCACCGTCGAGTCTGGTGGCCCCGCTGCGGCGGCTGACCTCGCCGTCCGTGCGGGTGATGAGCGTCCGCGACTCCAAGGGCCTGGAGTTCGACCACGTCATCGTGGTGGAGCCTGGGCTGATCGTCGGCGAGCCCGCCGAGGTGGAGTTCGACCGGGGGCTCCGGGACCTGTACGTGGCCCTGACGCGAGCGACCCAGACGTTGACCGTGGTCACGTCCGGGTCGCTGCCGCGCGCGCTGCGCGCTCTGGATGTGTGACGCTCCTACGTGGTGTGGACGATCAGGATGTCCACGGACGTCTTACGGGCGGCGTCCGAGGGCACCGAGCCCAGCAGGCGTCCGGTCAAGGAGTTCATTCCCTTGTTGCCCACGACCAGCAGGGCCGGCTCCGGGAGCGACTTGACCAGGTCGAGCAGCGCATCGACGGGCTGACCCTTGATGGCCCGCTTCTCGATGTTGGCGGCGCCGGCCTGCACCGCGCGGCCCTCGGCCGTGCGGAGCATGTCGTTGACGGGGTTCGCGCCCTGCAGCTGGTACGCGTCGGCGCCCAGGATGTCGGCGGCAGCGGGATCGGCGCCCTCGCTCGGCAGGAAGGCGCAGGCGATCACCAGCTTGCCGTCGCCGGACAGCGCAGCGGCGCGCTCCACGGCGCGCAGCGACGACTCCGAGCCGTCGGTGCCGACGACGATCGTGCTGTAGCCACTCATCGAGTCTCCTCTTTCTCTACGTTTCTCCAGCGGAGGTCTGCCACGGGAATGCCCTAGCATTACTTCTCCGACACAATAGCCCCATCCTTCCCGGGAACAGGCAGTTTGCGGCGGGGAACACACCGGGCAGGCCCCTGTGCTGCGATTCGCCGGTCATTGCAAACCGGCCGCGTCCATTTCTCGGAGCTCCTTCTTCAGGTCGGCGATCTCGTCCCGGATCCGGCCCGCGAGCTCGAATTGCAGTTCCCGCGCGGCATTCATCATCTGGTCGGTGAGTTCGGAGATCAGGTCCGCGAGCTCGGCCCTCGGCATCGATTTCACGTCCTCGCCCTCGTACATCCCGGCGCTCACCGCGGACGCCGACCGCAGCTCGCCCTGAGCGCGACGGCCGCGGGTGGCGTTGCGGCCGGAGCCGCCGATGGCCTGCTCCGTGTCGTCCGCCTCCGTGTACACCTGGTCGAGGATGTCGGCGATCTTCTTGCGCAGCGGCTTCGGATCGACGCCCATCTCGGTGTTGTAGGCGATCTGCTTCTCGCGACGGCGCTCGGTCTCCTCGATCGCCACGCGCATCGACTCGGTCACCTTGTCGGCGTACATGTGCACCTCGCCCGAGACGTTGCGCGCCGCGCGGCCGATCGTCTGGATCAGCGAGGTCGTGGACCGGAGGAAGCCCTCCTTGTCGGCGTCGAGGATCGCCACCAGCGAGACCTCCGGCAGGTCGAGGCCCTCGCGGAGCAGATTGATGCCGACCAGCACGTCGTACTCGCCGAGGCGCAACTGCCGCAGCAGCTCCACCCGGCGCAGGGTGTCGATGTCGCTGTGCAGGTAGCGGACCCGGATGCCCGCCTCCAGGAGGTAGTCCGTGAGGTCCTCCGCCATCTTCTTGGTGAGCGTGGTGACGAGCACGCGCTCGTCGCGCTCGGTACGGTCGCGGATCTCGTGGATGAGGTCGTCGATCTGCCCCTTGGTCGGCTTGATCACCACCTGCGGGTCCACGAGGCCGGTGGGGCGGATGACCTGCTCCACGAACTCACCGCCGGTCTGCCCCAGCTCGTACTGACCGGGCGTGGCCGAGAGGTAGACGGTCTGCCCGATGCGACCGGTGAACTCCTCCCAGGTGAGCGGACGGTTGTCGACGGCGGAAGGGAGCCGGAAGCCGAAGTCCACGAGGTTGCGCTTGCGGGAGGCGTCGCCCTCGAACATCGCGCCGATCTGCGGGACGGTCACGTGCGACTCGTCGATCACCAGGAGGAAGTCCTCCGGGAAGTAGTCGATGAGGGTGGCCGGCGCGGAGCCCGCTTCGCGGCCGTCGATGTGGCGGCTGTAGTTCTCGATGCCGGAGCAGAACCCCACCTGCCGCATCATCTCCACGTCGTACTGCGTGCGCATCCGCAGCCGCTGGGCCTCGAGCAGCTTCCCCTGCCGCTCGAACTCCGCCAGCCGCTCCTCGAGCTCCGCCTCGATGCCCTCGATGGCGCGGGCCATCCGCTCGGGCCCCGCGACGTAGTGCGTCGCCGGGAAGATGCGCAGGTCCTGGACCTGCCGCACGATGTCGCCCGTCAGCGGGTGCAGGTAGTACAGGGCCTCGATCTCGTCGCCGAAGAACTCGATCCGGATCGCGAGCTCCTCGTAGGACGGGATGATCTCCACCGTGTCGCCGCGGACCCGGAACGAGCCGCGGGTGAACGCCGTGTCGTTGCGCGAGTACTGCACGTCGACGAGCAGGCGCAGCAGCGCGTCCCGGTCGACCTCCATGCCGACCTCGAGCTGTACCGAGCGGTCGAGGTAGCTCTGCGGCGTGCCGAGGCCGTAGATGCACGAGACGGACGCGACCACCACGACGTCGCGCCGCGACAGCAGCGACGAGGTGGCGGAGTGCCGCAGCCGCTCCACGTCGTCGTTGATCGACGAGTCCTTCTCGATGTACGTATCGGACTGCGCGATGTACGCCTCGGGCTGGTAGTAGTCGTAGTAGGAGACGAAGTACTCGACCGCGTTGTGCGGCAACATCGCCCGGAGTTCGTTGGCGAGCTGCGCGGCGAGCGTCTTGTTCGGCGCCATGATCAGCGTGGGCCGCTGCACCTTCTCGATCAGCCAGGCCGTGGTGGCCGACTTGCCGGTGCCGGTGGCGCCCAGCAGCACCACATCGCGCTCGCCCGAGCGCAGCCTGCGCTCGAGGTCGGCGATGGCCGTGGGCTGGTCGCCCGCCGGCTCGTACTCGCTGACCACCGTGAACTCCGCCGGGGCCCGCTCGATCTCCCCGATGGGCCGGTGCTCGGAGTGCGCCACCACCGGTTGCTCTGCCGCGAATGCCATGGGTCCAGGGTAGGCCGACCCACCGACAAGTTTTCCGTGAGCGGCGGTCGCTCAGTCCCTACGCGCGACGACGACGTCCCGCGTGATCGCCCGGTCCACCCGGTGCCGCAGGTCGTCGTAGCCGGGACCGTCGAGCACCGTCAGGCCGGCGGACTCCAGAACCTCCGCGACCCGCGCCCGGGGCGCGACCCGGGTGTTCCACGCGAGCCCCATCGCGCCGCCGGTACGCAGGCGGGTCGCCCAGCCGGGGAGCGCGGCCTCCAGCAGTTCGAGCGGGTTGCGCACCAGGCCGCGCGGGCCACGGCTGCCGTGCTGCACGCCGTAGGGCAGATCGCCGACCACCACGTCGACGGTGCCCGGCTTGACCAGCTGCGAGGTCAGGAGGGTGTCCGCGGCGTAGCAGGTGAGCGTCTGCTTCTGCCCCGCCAGGTAGTCGGCCTTCTCCGCGGCGAACGCGGCCTCGTACTTCTTCGCGATCACCGACTTCTCGCGCCGGACCGGCGTGGTAGCGGCGGCGTGTTTGAAGCGATGGTCCTTGAGCCACGTGGTGAAGAACGAGCTGTAGAGCTCGATGTCCTTGGTGTCGATGTCGATCCCCACCGTGTCCAGGCCGTACATCACGGCCTGGCTCAGCGTGGTGCCGCGGCCGCACACCGGGTCGAGGACGCGTAGCGTCCCGTCGAGCACCCCGTCGGGCCGCACGGTCGACGCCGCGGTCACGTTGAGCACGAGCCGCGTGAACTGCTCATTCGTCTTGCCCTGGTACTTCAGGATGGTCAGCAGGTCGGACGGGTACTTCTCCGGCGACGGCACGGCGACGGGCCGCAGGAGCTCGCCGTCGGCTTCGAAGAGTGCGTAGAACGCGGACGCCAGACCGAGGAAGCCGAGGTCGCGCTCGGTCAGCGCGTCGGCCTCGAAGGCGAGGTACTCGACCCCCGCGACGGTCGCGGTCTCGACGGGACCGACCCGCCCGGCGAGCGCGCCGCGGCTGAGCACCGTCAGCTCGGCGCGCACCATCGACGCGGCGGCCTCGGCGTAGACGCGGTTGGCGGCGGGGGCTGGAAGAAGCAGGTAGCGGGGCACGGCGGGCATCGTATCGTGGGGACATGCAGGTGGAAGAAACGTTCGAGCTCACCGTCGACGGGGCGGCCGCGATCGGCGCGGTGGCCGGCGGCTGGATGGACCTGACGGTGCTCGACGCGGCGGAGGACGCGGTGCCCGCGCTGCTCTCCGCTGCGCGGGAGCGCGCGTCCGGCCTCGACGGGATCCTGGTCCGCACCCACGACGACGCGCTCGGCGCGCTGCTGCGCCGCCACGGCTTCCGCCCCTCCGGTGCCGTCGCCGGGCGGCCGCGCGGGAACACCGAGGTGACGCTGGTGCTGCGCCTCGCCTCCGACGCCGCGACCGACGACGGCGCCGTGCACCCGCCGAAGCGCGAGGTCTTCGACCCGCCGGCCATGACGAACACCGATCCCAAGGGCTTCGTCCGCGAGGTGGAGGAGTTCCGGGAGACGCCGTTCGGGCTGTACGTCTTCCGCCGCGCGGATCACCCGAAGTTCGATGCGATCGAATCCTGGCTGCTGCCCGCGTTCGACCTGCGCGCGACGATCTTCCACTTCACGCCCGGCCACGAGCGCGATCAGCGCGTGTACCTCGACGTCGCGCGGGTACGGCGCGACGGGAACCTCTGGCACACCGAGGACTGGTACCTCGACCTCGTCGAGCACCCGGGCCGCCCGATCGAGCTGATCGACGTCGACGAGCTGCTCGCCGCCGCCGCTGCCGACCTGCTCAGTGCGACCGTCGCCGAGCGGGCGCTGCAGGCGGCGGTCCGGGCCGTCGCGGGCACGGCGGCACACGGGCACAGCGTGGACGCGTGGCTGGCCGACGAGGGTGCGCCGATCACCTGGCGCTGAGCGCTACCCGCCCCGCAGGCCGGGGATCCGCGATTCCAGCCCGTCGAGCAGCACCTGCAGGCCCAGCTCGAATCCCGCGTCGGGGTCGCCTGGGCCGCTGTAGTGCTCGCCGACGACGGTGCCGACGCGCCCCGCGATCGGGTACTTCCCCGGCGGCATCAGAGTGGAAAGCTCCGGGCCGACGACCTCCCACCACTGCGCGTCGGTCATCGGTCGCGACGCCGCGCCGCGCGCCCCGGAGCTGCGGGCCGCACCCGCGGCGAAGCTCTCGAGCAGCACTATCAGCCAGTCGCGTTCGAGGTCGCTGATCGGCACGTCCTCCAGCAGCGCGAGCTGGGCCTCGTACTGCCCGATCTTCCCGGGCCCCAGCACATCGCGCCACGACGGCGCGTCGAGCAGCCACGTGTGCGCGAGGTACTCGTCGCGGCGAGCGCGGACCGCGGCGGCGAGGGA contains:
- a CDS encoding epoxide hydrolase family protein encodes the protein MSRSEGITSFDARVSDAELTELRSRLGAARLPERETVDCGAAGRRRWDQGVPLADLVDVVHYWRTRYDWRSFEDRLRRIGQFRTVVDGLGIHFLHRRSPRADATPLIMTHGWPGSVAEFVDVVDELADPADDRAPAFHVVAPSLPGFGFSDKPSSTGWGTERIAAAWVELMGRLGYSRFLAHGGDWGGNITTVLAGRFPGRVLGIHTTFAEGPPGLTTEGLSQVERAWAAETADFWANRAGYAKQQATRPQTIGYALVDSPVGLLAWILDKFAEWSDTEAGPFETISRDRILDDVTLYWLTRSGASAARIYAESHASLDPSLRVDVPAAITIYPRDIEKYPRPWSEQRYRRIVRWRSPDRGGHFPSLEVPDLFVADLREGLAAVLLAR
- a CDS encoding CGNR zinc finger domain-containing protein, producing the protein MARLPDFRLGSVLATSFTATLTERAGEPVERIPTPQRLADWFGVVGLTTGPCTDEDLSRAVELREAIHRAATAAADDEPVPQHAVRVINAHSARGRAAAALTPHRERRWRLSRETAVDDALGVIAQDAIAVLSGERAGRWALCASPTCRAAFFDTSRSRTRRWCEMNTCGNREKKARFTAAHGASAQQ
- a CDS encoding FAD-dependent monooxygenase, whose amino-acid sequence is MTGPRVLIAGASIAGPALAHWLAQYGAEVTVVERAPGLRPGGQAVDARGVAREVIRRMGLDEAVRAARTETAGARFVDEDGTVVQTFSAEDDGGDGFIADIEILRGDLSGVLHAATRDRVEYRFGDRVTGLTQDEAGVDVTFVSGADRRFELVIEADGLHSSVRALAFGPHERYLRHLGHAMAFYTVPNEFGLDRWLLDCVVPGRSAGLRPIRDAALGMALFSFAATEAELADRDPGTQRELLRTKMAGLGWLTPRILAHADAADDFYLDAVAQVVMDGWYAGRVALLGDAAFCSSPMSGQGTSLALVGAYVLAGELADADWRPAPAFAAYERLLRPMVEANQQVGQWNAASRTVPAPGEAPATSPEDWDMAVIERAINGIDLPDYPEVPR
- a CDS encoding HelD family protein, with amino-acid sequence MRSTANRRRADNLQEVGENPQEISERDSYHQLYTDDIAKYDAAEQNLYFGRLDMTDADEGSTDAVRRIGRIGVLDDDEDLSTLLLDWRAPLARPFYLATPAQPEGVAVRRHVRTRGRDLTGVVAERLTLTGEGFDGADAGQGLGSNVAGESALVDALNRARTGHMADIVETIQREQDTIIRSEHRGVLVVQGGPGTGKTAVALHRAAYLLYTYRQNLSRTGVLIVGPNETFLNYISQVLPSLGETGVLLSTIGDLFPGVVATLEDTAASARLKGSTAMVEVMKQAVRGWQTVPDEPIVLKFDGYPLTLDKKLATRARGRARSSRRPHNTARAIFRQSALDALAAQHAATIGSSVVDNTMLLSRTDISDIRDELAQDREVLGALDQLWPALTPQRVLTELLRDEDRLAEAAPDLTDAERAELRRAATTGSDGKPAFSPADAPLLDEIAEFLGDDDADADEAERQWRQRLEEAQEALDILTGSAPQDLDDEFDAEILMAYDLIDAEQLAQRQTVREFNSTADRARDDRTWTFGHVIVDEAQELSAMAWRMLMRRSPNRWMTLVGDTAQTGDAAGMTSWGEALDPYVPGRFTVSELTVNYRTPKEIMDLAADVLAEIDPALSPPASVRAGAEPPRLVRIDGARPLAEAVRELLPRDDERLTAVLAPSSLVAPLRRLTSPSVRVMSVRDSKGLEFDHVIVVEPGLIVGEPAEVEFDRGLRDLYVALTRATQTLTVVTSGSLPRALRALDV
- a CDS encoding universal stress protein encodes the protein MSGYSTIVVGTDGSESSLRAVERAAALSGDGKLVIACAFLPSEGADPAAADILGADAYQLQGANPVNDMLRTAEGRAVQAGAANIEKRAIKGQPVDALLDLVKSLPEPALLVVGNKGMNSLTGRLLGSVPSDAARKTSVDILIVHTT
- the uvrB gene encoding excinuclease ABC subunit UvrB, which gives rise to MAFAAEQPVVAHSEHRPIGEIERAPAEFTVVSEYEPAGDQPTAIADLERRLRSGERDVVLLGATGTGKSATTAWLIEKVQRPTLIMAPNKTLAAQLANELRAMLPHNAVEYFVSYYDYYQPEAYIAQSDTYIEKDSSINDDVERLRHSATSSLLSRRDVVVVASVSCIYGLGTPQSYLDRSVQLEVGMEVDRDALLRLLVDVQYSRNDTAFTRGSFRVRGDTVEIIPSYEELAIRIEFFGDEIEALYYLHPLTGDIVRQVQDLRIFPATHYVAGPERMARAIEGIEAELEERLAEFERQGKLLEAQRLRMRTQYDVEMMRQVGFCSGIENYSRHIDGREAGSAPATLIDYFPEDFLLVIDESHVTVPQIGAMFEGDASRKRNLVDFGFRLPSAVDNRPLTWEEFTGRIGQTVYLSATPGQYELGQTGGEFVEQVIRPTGLVDPQVVIKPTKGQIDDLIHEIRDRTERDERVLVTTLTKKMAEDLTDYLLEAGIRVRYLHSDIDTLRRVELLRQLRLGEYDVLVGINLLREGLDLPEVSLVAILDADKEGFLRSTTSLIQTIGRAARNVSGEVHMYADKVTESMRVAIEETERRREKQIAYNTEMGVDPKPLRKKIADILDQVYTEADDTEQAIGGSGRNATRGRRAQGELRSASAVSAGMYEGEDVKSMPRAELADLISELTDQMMNAARELQFELAGRIRDEIADLKKELREMDAAGLQ
- a CDS encoding TRM11 family SAM-dependent methyltransferase, with the translated sequence MPRYLLLPAPAANRVYAEAAASMVRAELTVLSRGALAGRVGPVETATVAGVEYLAFEADALTERDLGFLGLASAFYALFEADGELLRPVAVPSPEKYPSDLLTILKYQGKTNEQFTRLVLNVTAASTVRPDGVLDGTLRVLDPVCGRGTTLSQAVMYGLDTVGIDIDTKDIELYSSFFTTWLKDHRFKHAAATTPVRREKSVIAKKYEAAFAAEKADYLAGQKQTLTCYAADTLLTSQLVKPGTVDVVVGDLPYGVQHGSRGPRGLVRNPLELLEAALPGWATRLRTGGAMGLAWNTRVAPRARVAEVLESAGLTVLDGPGYDDLRHRVDRAITRDVVVARRD
- a CDS encoding DUF402 domain-containing protein — translated: MTNTDPKGFVREVEEFRETPFGLYVFRRADHPKFDAIESWLLPAFDLRATIFHFTPGHERDQRVYLDVARVRRDGNLWHTEDWYLDLVEHPGRPIELIDVDELLAAAAADLLSATVAERALQAAVRAVAGTAAHGHSVDAWLADEGAPITWR
- a CDS encoding TetR/AcrR family transcriptional regulator, whose amino-acid sequence is MNPEDEGRELVRLLWRSEAGEQARGRKGPKQRLTVDEVVASAIELADAEGLPAVTMRALAGRLGVGPMSVYTYVPTRDVLVALMVDAVAAAQPLVEPLDTLRDSLAAAVRARRDEYLAHTWLLDAPSWRDVLGPGKIGQYEAQLALLEDVPISDLERDWLIVLLESFAAGAARSSGARGAASRPMTDAQWWEVVGPELSTLMPPGKYPIAGRVGTVVGEHYSGPGDPDAGFELGLQVLLDGLESRIPGLRGG